AACTGATAAAAATTTCGTTCGGGGGCAGCATCGGTACAGAGGGCTGCAACAGCGTATAGGCAACTCCACCGATCGCAAACCCCAGCAACAAGCCCGCTACCCCTAGCAGCACCGCTCGCCCTAACTTCCGCTCTTTGCGGAAGAGAAAATACAACGCTGTTCCCGTCGCCAGCGCCATCGAAACTTGCAGCACCTGATCAGTGGGATAAAGATATACAAGCGTGCCTAGTCCCACCATTGCCACCCCAGGAAACGCGATATCCTGAGTGCTCGGCTGATCGATCAAGCTCATCAACCACTGATTCGATTTTGAGGCTGGAGCGGGAGTTTCAGTCGGAGTCGCTTGCACTAATTTCTCTGGAAATCGAATGCGATCGGGCACTTTGATCTTGCCTTCTTGGCGCAATCGAAGTCGCTCCATCAGCACAGAATCATATGCTGCTTCCACTTCTGCGATTTTTCGCTGATCACCTGCTAATTCTTCAACCAAACGGGCACGAGCCGTCTGAATCTCTTCAAACGTCGCACCTTCAGAAACGCCTAACTTTTCATACGGGCTTTGGGCACTCATGGGCTTGTTACTCCACCTTCTCTACCAAAGTAACCTAGCTGCATTGGGGATTACAACTAGAGTGTAGACGATGTGTTCCCGACTTGGAGATAAGTTTTCTGATCCAACTGGATCACCGCTTTCTCTGTAAAGCGCGATCGCCGCGCTGTAATCAATGTGCGTATTCCCTACTTCTAGTTTAGATTCGACCGTAAAATTGCGGAAACTTTATCAAACCAGGATATTCTAATCAAAAGCTAAGGCATACTAATGCTGATGACAAATTTCTTCTGTGTAAAACAGAAATAGGAATTTTTTCTTAAACGCCCGATCGCTCCCTTCTCAATTTACTTTTAACGCAAGGTTATGGTCATGGCTCCAGCCAAGATACTCGTCGTGGATGATGATCCGGCAATTCGGAATCTCGTTCATCGCTTCCTTACCAAGCAAAGTTATCAAATGGAATCTGCCGAAGATGGCAAATCCGCGATGCAAATTTTTGAGCAGTTCAATCCGGATCTCGTCATCCTAGACGTAAATCTACCGGATGCGAACGGCTACTCGCTCTGCCAGGAGATGCAAAGCCGCACCAACGTTTTTGTCTTGATGCTGACCAGCCGGACAGATGAGGCAGATAAGGTACGTGGGTTCGCGCAGGGAGCAGATGATTACATCACGAAACCGTTTAGCTTGGTGGAGCTAGGTGGTCGAGTTGGCGCAATTCTCAAACGTCAACGGATTGTGACCACTGCCGAGCAGCAATGTCTCGCTTTTGGAGGATTGGTCATTGATCCGGTACGGCGTGAAGTGAAGCTGAATGATGAAATTGTGCCCCTAACCGCGCTAGAGTTCGATTTGCTCCACTTTTTAGCGGCGCATCCCGGACGAGTTTGGCGACGGGCGGAATTGATTCAGGAAGTTTGGGATTACGAGTATGTCGGCGATCAGCGAGTAGTCGATGTTCATATCGGACAGATACGCAAAAAGATCGAGATTGATACGAGCCAGCCTGCTTTGATTCAAACGGTTCGGGGTGTCGGTTACAAGTTTGAGTCGCCTGCGGCAGTTAGCTAGGGCAAAAAACTCAACTCAATATAAAACCGGGGAAAGCTTTTGCAAGCCCCGGTTTTATTGTTTACAGATTTAATAAGTAGATGAACAAAATTAAGTTCCGCATTGGGTTTGGGCTTCGGCTGCGCTCAGCCTACAGTAATCTGGCTTTTGAGCGTTGAGCGCAGCCGAAACGCGGCAACCCATTCTGTCTACCTACTTGCATTAATTTAGCTGAGTGTTTGCAATGATCTCTACAACACGATCGTTCTTCAATCGAAGCATCAATAGCGAAGCGTTCGCATCATTGCTGTAAAAGATTCTGTCCTGAATCGTCGTGCTGGGTGTTCCATACACTCGCGTGACTTTACTGCGACGATCGCCCACTCGAACATCTTCTAGTGTGGCAACTTTGGCGCTCCGGGTTGAGATGGAATAGACCGATGCGTTGCGCGCTTGATTGGCTCCTTCTGGTACTTCCAACCGGACTTCAAACTCTGCATACTGCCAGCGCAGCAGTACCCCACAACAAGGAGACTTCTCTGCTTTCATGTTCAATGGCTTACCCAGCCTACGCTGCACTTCAGAGGCTTTCATTCCCAGTTGGATTCCGCCAATACCCATTCGGGAGAAGGAAAATTCTTGCACTGGGGAGGTGGGAACAGGCGCGGAAAATGCGATCGTTGGCGGAGCCGCGATTGTAGCAATGGTAAGCACAACTCCTGGAAGAAGCGCTCTGTAATTTGAAGGCATCATCTGGCGTATAGGGTGTTGAGGAATGCTTCAATCTGCGATCGACCCATTCCTCAACACCCTACAAACGGTATTGTCGAAAGACATCGCTCGCCGCCCGATGCACGATCGAATGCCGATAAACGAGCGCATCCATGTCTTCGGCATATCCGCCTCCAATCACACAAGCAACCGGATAGCCTTGCGAAACGCAGGTGGTTAAAACTTGCATCTCCCGACGATATAAGCCTGAATCTGTAAGTGCGAGTTTGCCTAAACGATCGCCCCAATGCGGATCAACGCCTGCGTCATACAGCACTAAATCTGGCTTGATTTCAGATAGTAAATCGGGTAAATATTCTGCCAAGGTTTGTAAGTATTCATCGTCTTCCATGCCTTCTGCTAACGGAACATCTAAATCACTTTGCTGTTTTGTTCCAGGAAAGTTAATTTCGCAGTGCATAGAGAATGTAAAAACACTTGGATCAGATTGAAAGATAAATGCCGTACCATCGCCTTGATGCACATCTAAATCGACAATTAAAATTCTTCTAACTAGGCCTAATTTCTGTAAGACACGAGAGGCGATCGCTAAATCGTTAAAAATACAAAATCCCGACCCATAATCGGGAAAAGCATGATGAGTTCCACCCGCAGTATTACAAGCTAAACCATATTGCAGAGCAAGTTTGGCAGTGAGAATTGTTCCTCCGACTGCGGTACAAGTCCGATTCACCAATTCAGGACTCCAGGGTAAACCGATGCGCCGCTGCGCCCTCGCATCAAGGGTTCCAGAGCAGTAAGCGCGGACATATTCGGACGCATGAACGAGTTCGAGCCAAGTTTGTGGTGGACATTCAGGACGGTGAAATTGTGCGGGATCAGCGACTCGATCATTTAGAAGCATCTCGTAAAGTTTCTTAAATTTCTCCATTGGAAAGCGATGATCCCGCGGCAACGGTGCAACGTAATTAGGATGGTAAATTAGGGGCAAATTCATGCAAAAAAACGATCGATTTCTATCTGTAGTTTTGTTAAAAAATTGCGTTCATTATTGCTATTTGTAAGACTTTCTAGAGTAGTAGACGTTTCATCCTTTAGACTGATTCATGACTTAAACCCGTCTTATACCCGCACTATGGCTCATTCAAATTGGCACGACTATTTGAACCTTGCTTCGTTCTTTGCCAGCGTCCTCGGACTCTATGTTTTGTGCAATAAAAAGCAAGCAGAGACAGAAGACGCTGATATTGCCGATCAGGTTCTATTTTCGATGGCGTTTGCCTATTGGATTGTACATTGCGTCGCGATTGGGGCACAGAAATGGATTTGCCCAGATTGGGAGGTTTGTATGCTGAGCCTCAAGTGGACAGGCGTAATTTCCTACCTCCTCACCTTCTCCTGCGCGCTGAGCCTACCGCTACATCGAATCGCCTCGACTCAACAGCAAGCGGAATAGTGACTTGAGCGAGCGGTTACTTCCCGTTCAGCAAGGCGATCGCGCTTTCAAGCTGATCTTGGTTCAGCGTCGTGAGAATGAAAACCTCTTGAACTGATTTACCTTGACGCGCAATCGCCTTGAACCCGCCCCTGATGGGCACAGAAATTTTGAGCTTAAACTGGGGAGAATGAGAGCGCACCGACCCGATTACCGCTGGCGTAACGGTCTGGATTCCCTCCACCTGGATTAGCTTCTCAAGCATTGCAATCAACCCCGGAATGTAGGTCGAATGCGTCAGCACCAGCCGCCCCGGTTTATTTTTCATGCTTGCTCCAAGGGAGCCATCGTTAAGCCCTCGACAGTTAACTGCATATGATAGAGTTCTGCTTGTTCCAGTGGGCCTGTCCAGACGATCGCTTGTCCTTCAAAATGCACTTGATTGGTCAGCTTCCAGGCGCGATCGCTGGTCATTTTTGGAATATACTGCATCAGGCATTTGGCGACGTGCTCAAATGTGTTGAAATCGTCGTCCAGAACGATTACCTTGTAGTTCGGATAGGTTTGGCGAGTCGTTTGACTGGTTTTCTCAAGAGTCGTGCCCCCCGCCGTCATTGAAGCTGAATTGACAAAAACGCTCGTCATAACTCTCAGTAAGGGCTTAATTCACTAAATTTATTACCAAATTCTAATTCAGTCTTCACTAAGTCGCTCAATTTCGAAATAGTAAGCTTGTTCTAAGCTAGAGATATTTGAATTAGACGATGCGAAAAAGAGATCGCCACAAGTCAGGAGCGGGCAGCGTGTTCAAAAATATTAGCTGGATGTTAGCGGGAAGCGGACTCATGTTGAGTGCTGTTCTCGTTACTGGATTCTTGCGATCGGGCGATCAGTTTTTCGCTCAGCTTAAATCGTTAATGAATGCCAAGCCGCCAGAACCCAAAGTCGAAACTCGATCGGTGGTGATTCAGCAGGTTCGGCAAGTGAGCGAACTGACAACGGCTGTATTCACAATGGAGGCAGTGGTGCCGACGCAGCAGGATGCAACGATCGCAGGCATGGTGATTGGGACGACAAAGCTGTTGTACATCGCGCGAGGGGAGGTTCGAGCAGGCGTTGATCTAAGTGGGCTAACCGCTCAAGATGTGAAAATTACGGGTGATACGGTTCGATTGCAGCTACCTGCACCCAAGATTCTAGACAAAAAGATCGATGTGACTCGATCGAGCGTGTACGACTACAATCGTGGGCTTCTCGGATTAGGGCCAGATGTTGCCCCCAGCTTACAGAAATTAGCTCAAGAAGAAGCGCTTAAAAAGATTCAGCTCGCGGCTTGTGCTGATGGAATTTTAAACAAAGCTAACGATCGAGCAAAATTAGCCGTAAGCCAGATCATTCGGATTTCTGGGATTAAACAAGTGATTGTTGAACCACAGTCTGTCGCAACACAGGAATGTTCAGCACCATAAAAAGAATACAGAACTAAGAAATTCTACAGCAAAAATACTGATTCTTGTTAATGGAAATTGCTCAAGATTATAGAGTTATTACGCTACTTTCTTTAAAGAAAGTAAGATATTTAAGCAGCCCTTTTTAGCTAAATTGAAAGGCTCATCAAGCCGGGGATCACCCTGTAGATAGGTGATCCCTCGATTTACCGACTCTAAAATAAGTATGAGATTTGAAGCGGCTGAGCTTTTTACCGCTAATAATATGAAGTAATTCGTCACAACAGTCTGCGAAGTCGTCGCAAATTTAGTAGCAATCACTACAACTGTTAAGCGAACATCAGCCGCTCAAAGCTCAAATTATTAATGTTTTGATTTAGCGATCGTATCGAGGAATTTAAAATGCAAGTCATTCAAGCTGTTCGGTGCCCGAACTGTGGTGATCATGCCGAGCGAATTCAAATTGAACCTGATCAATTGACGCGGACGCAGTGTGCCCAGTGCGATTATTTGATGATTACTTGCTCTAGAACAGGCAGAGTAATCGAAGCTTACGCACCGGGCATCTACGCGCGTCGATAAATTCAATTGAAAGTCCTCACATTTTGAGGACTTTCAACCTTTAAACTCCTGCAAAGGAAGCTCGGAGTTGACCACAGGCTGCATCCGCTTCTAAACCGCGTGTTTTACGAACGCTCACCGCAATATTCCGGTCTTTCAACGCATTCACAAACTGAGTAATCCGGCGCTGATCCGGTCTTTGATAATCGGCTTCGCTGATTGGATTGTACGGAATCAGATTGACGTGACTCTGGAATCCACGCAGATGATCTGCAAGCTCGATCGCATGATCACGACAATCGTTCACACCCGCCAGCAAGATATATTCAAACGTCACCCGCCGCCCGGTCAGCTTCACGTACTCGCGGCACTCATCTAAGAGTGCTTCTAAGGGATACTGACGCGCACTCGGAATCAGGCGTTCTCTGACCGCTTGATTCGAGGCGTGCAAGCTCACTGCTAGTGTTGCTTGAAGGTGGTGATCCGCAAGTTTACGAATCCTACCGGGAATGCCTACTGTGGAAATCGTGATAAAGCGCCGACCAATGCCAATATCTTCATTCATCGATCGCACCGCGCTCAGTACATTCTCGACATTCAACAGTGGCTCACCCATGCCCATGAAGACAATGTTGCTGACGCGCTGTTGAAACACTTCCTGCACCGTGAGAACCTGATCCACAATTTCATGGCGTTCCAGGTTGCGCTTAAAGCCGCCTTTCCCAGTCGCGCAAAAATCACACGCCATCGGACAGCCCACTTGAGACGAGACACACACGGTCAGGCGCTTATCGCTAGGAATGCCAACTGTTTCGACAATCTGACCGTCACTCAAGCGCAATAGGAATTTTACGGTGCCATCGATCGATTTCGCCTGATGATAAATTTCCGATCGCCCGATCGCCCAATCTGCCATATCGGAGCGCCATTGTTTCGGGAATACAGAAATCTCAGACAGCGATCGTGCTCCTCGCTGATAAATCCATTGATGGAGCTGCTGTCCTCGATAGGCAGGCTGCTGCTGCTCTCTGACCCACTCGGTTAATTCTGGAAGGGATGCCCCTATTAAGGCTTTCATAGAAACTGAATAAAAAACTGTCGAAAATCTGGCGGTAACATCAACAAAACGCAGGCAAATTTTACTCGCTGAGCGGCACTGCATTATCAGGCAACTCCGGGCATTCGTTCCGTCAGGCTTCTATTCTAGACTGCATCATTCGCACTCTGGGAATTGCTCCAGCCGATTTGCGTATTTTTCGTGATTCCTTGTAAAACTACTTACTTATTTTTAACAAATTAGAAAATCTACCCAAAGAATGATCCGTATAAACTCTGCTTTATGTTTTGCGGTCATGGTACAAACTTCTATGAGGATTTCAGAAATTGAATTGTCTTTCAAAGCCGTTTAGAATACCCGATCTAGAAGGTCAGCCTCTGTTTAAGTGGATTCAATATTGTTTCGTCGTTTGCCTGCACAGGCGATAAGATGAATGACCTTTGTCTAGCATCCTTTGATTCCTTTGCAAGTTATTGTTAATTTTCGTTCGCGATTCAAATCAGTTCTGATTCTTGCTCCTCACCTCAGCCTGGTAATTTTGTGGAAATGACAAATCACACACTTCCCGACAAACTTCTCCGTATTGGTTCTGTGGAGATTAGCCTGAGCCAATCGGAAGAACTGTTCCGAGCATATGTTGAAACTGCTAACGACATGGTTTACACCGTGGACTTAGAAGGACGATTGACCTATGTAAATTCATATGGTCAAAAACTGCTGGGATGTTCGCAAGAAGAAATTATCGGGCGATCGTATTTAGAATTTGTCTCTCCACCGCACCGGGATAGAACAACGCAAGCCTTCGCCAATTTGGTAGAAACAGGCGAACTCCGGGATTTTGAATTTGTGCTAATGACTTCACGCGGCACAGAAATTCATCTTGAAGTGAACGGAAGGCTTCTGTTTCGTCACGATGAATTAATTGGCGGGATGGGAATTGGGCGAGATGTCACAGAACGGAAGCGAATCGAAAAGAAGCTGCAAATTTTTTCTCGCGCTGTAGAATCTGCGTATGACAGTACGGTGATTACTGACTTAGACGGCAAGATTCTCTATGCTAATCCTGCTTGCAGCAGGATTTTTGATTGGCAGACAGAAATGCTGGTGGGGACACATGCTGCTGTGTTTTATCCGGAGCGCAAGCAGACAGAATTACTGATTGCTCAAGCGATCGCAGGGGGTTGGAGTGGAGAAGTCACTTGCTTGCGGCGCAATGGTGATTTATTCCCGGCTTTGGTGTCGGTCAGTCCGGTTTTTGATGAAAACAATCAGCCAACTGCTGTTTCGATCATTACTCGCGATATTACTCAGCAAAAGCAAACTGAGGCAGAACTCGCAGCAAAAAATGATGAACTGGAACGCGCTAGCCGGATGAAGTCCGATTTCTTGGCGAATATGTCGCATGAGTT
This genomic window from Cyanobacteria bacterium FACHB-DQ100 contains:
- a CDS encoding CPP1-like family protein; this translates as MSAQSPYEKLGVSEGATFEEIQTARARLVEELAGDQRKIAEVEAAYDSVLMERLRLRQEGKIKVPDRIRFPEKLVQATPTETPAPASKSNQWLMSLIDQPSTQDIAFPGVAMVGLGTLVYLYPTDQVLQVSMALATGTALYFLFRKERKLGRAVLLGVAGLLLGFAIGGVAYTLLQPSVPMLPPNEIFISLVTFLVLWVVSSFTK
- a CDS encoding response regulator transcription factor; this encodes MAPAKILVVDDDPAIRNLVHRFLTKQSYQMESAEDGKSAMQIFEQFNPDLVILDVNLPDANGYSLCQEMQSRTNVFVLMLTSRTDEADKVRGFAQGADDYITKPFSLVELGGRVGAILKRQRIVTTAEQQCLAFGGLVIDPVRREVKLNDEIVPLTALEFDLLHFLAAHPGRVWRRAELIQEVWDYEYVGDQRVVDVHIGQIRKKIEIDTSQPALIQTVRGVGYKFESPAAVS
- a CDS encoding histone deacetylase gives rise to the protein MNLPLIYHPNYVAPLPRDHRFPMEKFKKLYEMLLNDRVADPAQFHRPECPPQTWLELVHASEYVRAYCSGTLDARAQRRIGLPWSPELVNRTCTAVGGTILTAKLALQYGLACNTAGGTHHAFPDYGSGFCIFNDLAIASRVLQKLGLVRRILIVDLDVHQGDGTAFIFQSDPSVFTFSMHCEINFPGTKQQSDLDVPLAEGMEDDEYLQTLAEYLPDLLSEIKPDLVLYDAGVDPHWGDRLGKLALTDSGLYRREMQVLTTCVSQGYPVACVIGGGYAEDMDALVYRHSIVHRAASDVFRQYRL
- a CDS encoding metal-binding protein, translated to MKNKPGRLVLTHSTYIPGLIAMLEKLIQVEGIQTVTPAVIGSVRSHSPQFKLKISVPIRGGFKAIARQGKSVQEVFILTTLNQDQLESAIALLNGK
- the clpS gene encoding ATP-dependent Clp protease adapter ClpS → MTSVFVNSASMTAGGTTLEKTSQTTRQTYPNYKVIVLDDDFNTFEHVAKCLMQYIPKMTSDRAWKLTNQVHFEGQAIVWTGPLEQAELYHMQLTVEGLTMAPLEQA
- a CDS encoding DUF4230 domain-containing protein, which gives rise to MRKRDRHKSGAGSVFKNISWMLAGSGLMLSAVLVTGFLRSGDQFFAQLKSLMNAKPPEPKVETRSVVIQQVRQVSELTTAVFTMEAVVPTQQDATIAGMVIGTTKLLYIARGEVRAGVDLSGLTAQDVKITGDTVRLQLPAPKILDKKIDVTRSSVYDYNRGLLGLGPDVAPSLQKLAQEEALKKIQLAACADGILNKANDRAKLAVSQIIRISGIKQVIVEPQSVATQECSAP
- a CDS encoding replication restart DNA helicase PriA; protein product: MQVIQAVRCPNCGDHAERIQIEPDQLTRTQCAQCDYLMITCSRTGRVIEAYAPGIYARR
- the rlmN gene encoding 23S rRNA (adenine(2503)-C(2))-methyltransferase RlmN; protein product: MKALIGASLPELTEWVREQQQPAYRGQQLHQWIYQRGARSLSEISVFPKQWRSDMADWAIGRSEIYHQAKSIDGTVKFLLRLSDGQIVETVGIPSDKRLTVCVSSQVGCPMACDFCATGKGGFKRNLERHEIVDQVLTVQEVFQQRVSNIVFMGMGEPLLNVENVLSAVRSMNEDIGIGRRFITISTVGIPGRIRKLADHHLQATLAVSLHASNQAVRERLIPSARQYPLEALLDECREYVKLTGRRVTFEYILLAGVNDCRDHAIELADHLRGFQSHVNLIPYNPISEADYQRPDQRRITQFVNALKDRNIAVSVRKTRGLEADAACGQLRASFAGV
- a CDS encoding PAS domain S-box protein; the encoded protein is MTNHTLPDKLLRIGSVEISLSQSEELFRAYVETANDMVYTVDLEGRLTYVNSYGQKLLGCSQEEIIGRSYLEFVSPPHRDRTTQAFANLVETGELRDFEFVLMTSRGTEIHLEVNGRLLFRHDELIGGMGIGRDVTERKRIEKKLQIFSRAVESAYDSTVITDLDGKILYANPACSRIFDWQTEMLVGTHAAVFYPERKQTELLIAQAIAGGWSGEVTCLRRNGDLFPALVSVSPVFDENNQPTAVSIITRDITQQKQTEAELAAKNDELERASRMKSDFLANMSHELRTPLTSILGFSSILQKQIFGVLNPKQQIYIHQIYQSGQHLLGLINDVLDLSKVEAGQLRLELAPIVVDELCEKTLSFVTEQARLKELTLHSSIEPGLEPLMADELRVRQMLLNLLSNAIKFSTEGGEIGLTVKMCGEMLDLTVWDHGIGIPEDKQHLLFHPFQQVDGSLSRKHEGTGLGLALTKKLAELHSGTVVMHSREGEGSQFTILLPMDLQHPATVGTIAIEPNRR